From a single Fusobacterium pseudoperiodonticum genomic region:
- a CDS encoding riboflavin synthase subunit alpha, whose translation MEILDKKSNRMSRANSGVSERSEFPDLQRILDFLSLRNLLSNELFFTFYYFATAPLNFLL comes from the coding sequence ATGGAAATTTTAGATAAAAAATCAAATAGAATGAGCCGAGCAAATTCAGGAGTGTCTGAACGAAGTGAGTTTCCTGATTTGCAGCGAATTCTTGATTTTTTATCGTTAAGAAATTTACTCAGTAACGAACTATTTTTTACTTTTTATTATTTTGCAACAGCTCCTCTTAATTTCTTATTATAA
- a CDS encoding CPBP family intramembrane glutamic endopeptidase, with protein sequence MTNKFQTYVDSIQSKSKLKLLLVPILVTILIIILNQLLIIPFIFIFNDGLKEVLSFSGSSNLVSEAISLFLAIFLMTKISKISTEQLGFSKDNILSSYLKGAFFGTLQVLSVFLIIFCLNAIDVYYVANIPILIFIKILIFFVFQGLFEEILFRGYLMPMFTKVIGIKFTIILLSFLFTCIHLLNPNLSMIGLTNVFLAGVTFSLIYYYTGNLWLVGAMHTLWNFILGFVVGSYVSGIPTIYSIFFSVPIEGKDLISGGEFGFEASIVETMLELGVSLFVIYLIKKEKKGENYE encoded by the coding sequence ATGACAAATAAATTTCAGACTTATGTAGATAGTATTCAAAGCAAAAGTAAATTAAAACTATTATTAGTTCCAATTCTAGTAACTATTCTGATAATAATTTTAAATCAACTATTAATAATTCCTTTTATATTTATTTTTAATGATGGTTTAAAAGAAGTTTTATCTTTTAGTGGAAGTTCAAATTTGGTAAGTGAAGCTATATCACTCTTTTTAGCGATATTTTTAATGACAAAAATTTCTAAAATAAGTACTGAGCAATTAGGTTTTTCAAAAGATAATATACTATCTTCGTATTTAAAGGGAGCTTTCTTTGGAACTTTACAAGTACTAAGTGTTTTCTTAATAATATTTTGCTTAAATGCGATAGACGTTTATTATGTTGCAAATATTCCTATCTTAATATTTATAAAAATACTCATCTTTTTTGTTTTTCAAGGTTTATTTGAAGAAATCTTATTTAGAGGCTATTTAATGCCAATGTTCACAAAGGTAATAGGAATAAAATTTACAATAATATTATTATCATTTCTTTTTACTTGTATTCATCTACTTAATCCCAATCTAAGTATGATTGGTTTAACAAATGTCTTTTTAGCAGGTGTAACATTTAGCTTGATATATTATTATACAGGAAATTTATGGTTAGTTGGAGCTATGCACACTCTTTGGAATTTTATCTTAGGTTTTGTAGTTGGCTCATATGTAAGTGGAATACCTACAATTTACTCTATATTCTTTTCTGTACCAATTGAAGGTAAAGATTTAATAAGTGGAGGAGAATTTGGATTTGAAGCTAGTATAGTTGAAACAATGCTTGAATTAGGAGTAAGTTTATTTGTAATTTATTTAATAAAAAAAGAGAAAAAAGGAGAAAATTATGAATAA
- a CDS encoding phosphate/phosphite/phosphonate ABC transporter substrate-binding protein: MKLKKVWKLLALVSLIFLLISCGKKKEEKPLVMGLSPIANSEKLLEDAAPLYKMLGDDIGRPVEGYIATNYIGVVEALGTGTIDFALIPPFAYILANKKNGSEALLTSIGKNDEPGYYSVLLVRTDSGIEKVEDLKGKKVAFVDPSSTSGYIFPAVILMDHGIDVEQDVTYQFAGGHDKALQLLINGDVDAIGTYESAITKFAKEFPEVTEKVKVLEKSDLIPGITLTVSSKLDDATKQKIKDAFIKVTNSKEGQELTLKLFGIKGFEDAKVDNYKLIEDKLNKMGIDIEKVK, translated from the coding sequence ATGAAATTAAAAAAAGTTTGGAAATTGCTTGCATTGGTGTCACTTATTTTTCTTTTAATTAGCTGTGGTAAAAAGAAAGAAGAAAAACCGTTGGTAATGGGATTATCTCCTATAGCCAATTCAGAAAAACTTCTTGAGGATGCAGCTCCTTTATATAAAATGTTAGGTGACGATATTGGAAGACCTGTTGAAGGTTATATCGCTACTAACTATATTGGTGTTGTTGAAGCATTGGGAACAGGAACTATTGACTTTGCATTAATACCACCATTTGCATATATTCTTGCAAATAAGAAAAATGGTTCTGAAGCATTATTGACAAGTATTGGAAAAAATGATGAACCTGGATATTATTCTGTTTTACTTGTAAGAACTGATAGTGGAATTGAAAAAGTTGAAGATTTAAAAGGTAAAAAAGTTGCCTTTGTTGATCCTTCATCAACTTCAGGATATATTTTCCCAGCAGTTATTCTAATGGATCATGGAATAGATGTAGAACAAGATGTCACTTATCAATTTGCTGGAGGGCATGATAAAGCATTACAATTATTAATAAATGGTGATGTAGATGCTATTGGAACTTATGAAAGTGCAATTACAAAATTTGCCAAAGAATTTCCAGAAGTAACTGAAAAAGTTAAAGTGTTAGAAAAGAGTGATTTAATACCTGGTATAACTTTAACTGTATCATCAAAACTTGATGATGCTACAAAACAAAAAATTAAAGATGCCTTTATTAAAGTTACTAATTCAAAAGAAGGACAAGAATTAACTTTAAAATTATTCGGTATAAAAGGTTTTGAAGATGCTAAAGTTGATAATTATAAGCTTATTGAAGACAAACTTAATAAAATGGGTATAGATATAGAAAAAGTTAAATAA
- the phnC gene encoding phosphonate ABC transporter ATP-binding protein: METIIEVKNLKKNYGDREILKDISFSIEKGEIISIIGESGAGKSTLMRCINGLEGINSGSIKFYDTDITKLKEKERNSIKKQMAYVFQDLNIIDNMYVIENVLIPFLNRKNFIQVLLNRFSRAEYERALYCLEKVGISKLAYTKAKYLSGGEKQRVAIARSIAPNVDLILADEPISSLDEKNSFQIMEIFKRINAKKNKTIILNLHNVEIAKKFSDKILALKNGEIFFFKKSSEVNEDDIRQVYQSS; encoded by the coding sequence GTGGAAACAATTATAGAAGTAAAAAATTTAAAAAAGAATTATGGCGACAGAGAAATTCTAAAAGACATATCATTTTCTATAGAAAAAGGAGAAATTATCTCTATAATAGGTGAAAGTGGTGCAGGAAAATCTACTTTAATGAGATGTATAAATGGTTTAGAAGGTATTAATTCTGGAAGTATAAAATTCTATGATACTGACATAACTAAACTAAAAGAAAAAGAAAGAAACTCAATAAAGAAGCAAATGGCTTATGTTTTTCAGGATCTAAATATAATAGATAATATGTATGTAATAGAAAATGTACTAATTCCTTTTTTGAATAGAAAAAATTTTATTCAAGTTCTTCTAAATAGATTTTCTAGAGCAGAATATGAAAGAGCTTTATATTGTTTAGAGAAAGTTGGAATATCAAAATTAGCTTATACTAAAGCTAAATATTTATCAGGTGGAGAAAAACAAAGAGTTGCCATAGCTCGTTCTATTGCTCCTAATGTTGATTTAATCTTGGCTGATGAACCTATAAGTAGTTTAGATGAGAAGAATTCTTTTCAAATTATGGAAATTTTTAAAAGAATAAATGCTAAAAAGAATAAGACAATTATATTAAATTTACACAATGTTGAGATTGCAAAAAAGTTTTCAGATAAGATTTTAGCTTTAAAAAATGGAGAAATATTTTTCTTTAAAAAAAGTAGTGAGGTAAACGAAGATGACATTAGACAAGTTTATCAAAGTTCATAA
- the nagA gene encoding N-acetylglucosamine-6-phosphate deacetylase encodes MKKILLKNANLVLENKIEKATVLLCEDKIEKIFSKDSDLSQITYDELIDLEGKYLGPAFVDVHVHGADGADAMDIDEEALRRISKYLAKEGTANFLVTTLTSTKDELKNVLEIAGKLQNKEIDGANIFGVHMEGPYFAVEYKGAQNEKYIKPAGIEELEEYLSVKDGLIKLFSISPHTQENLEAIKYLSDRGVVVSVGHSNATYEAVIKAVDYGLSHATHTFNAMKGFTHREPGVVGAVFNSDNIMAEIIFDKVHVHPEAVRTLIKIKGVDKVVCITDAMSATGLAEGKYKLGELDVNVKDGQARLVSNNALAGSVLRMDIAFKNLIDLGYSITDAFKMTSTNAAKEFKLNSGLIKENKDADLVVLDKDYNVCMTIVKGKVKYTN; translated from the coding sequence ATGAAAAAAATATTATTAAAAAATGCAAATTTAGTTTTAGAAAATAAAATAGAAAAAGCTACAGTTTTACTTTGTGAAGATAAAATAGAAAAGATATTTTCAAAAGATTCTGATTTAAGTCAAATTACTTATGATGAACTTATAGATCTAGAGGGGAAATATTTAGGACCTGCCTTTGTAGATGTTCATGTTCATGGTGCAGATGGAGCAGATGCAATGGATATAGATGAAGAAGCTCTAAGAAGAATTTCAAAATATTTAGCAAAAGAAGGAACAGCTAATTTCTTAGTTACAACTTTAACAAGCACTAAAGATGAATTAAAAAATGTTTTAGAAATTGCAGGAAAATTACAAAATAAAGAAATAGATGGAGCTAATATTTTTGGTGTACATATGGAAGGACCTTATTTTGCTGTTGAATATAAGGGAGCTCAAAACGAAAAATATATTAAACCTGCTGGAATAGAAGAACTTGAAGAATATCTATCTGTAAAAGATGGATTAATAAAATTATTCTCTATTTCTCCTCATACTCAAGAAAACTTAGAAGCTATAAAATATTTATCTGACAGAGGAGTAGTTGTTTCTGTGGGACATTCAAATGCAACTTATGAAGCTGTTATAAAGGCAGTTGACTATGGACTTTCTCATGCAACTCATACATTTAATGCTATGAAAGGATTTACTCATAGAGAACCTGGAGTTGTAGGAGCAGTTTTTAATTCAGATAATATTATGGCTGAAATAATTTTTGATAAGGTTCATGTTCATCCAGAAGCTGTAAGAACTCTTATAAAGATAAAAGGAGTAGATAAGGTAGTATGTATTACAGATGCTATGTCTGCAACAGGATTGGCTGAAGGTAAATACAAGTTAGGTGAACTAGATGTCAATGTAAAAGATGGACAAGCAAGACTTGTATCAAATAATGCTTTAGCAGGTAGTGTACTTAGAATGGATATTGCTTTTAAGAATCTAATTGATTTAGGTTATAGTATAACAGATGCTTTTAAAATGACTTCAACTAATGCTGCTAAAGAATTTAAATTAAATAGTGGTCTTATAAAAGAGAATAAGGATGCTGATTTAGTAGTTTTAGATAAAGACTATAATGTATGTATGACTATAGTTAAAGGAAAAGTAAAATACACTAATTAA
- a CDS encoding YhcH/YjgK/YiaL family protein, producing the protein MIYGELKDIKNYKGLNKNLDKAIDFIADKKYLNANFGKNLIEGNSIYFDYPEKVMTRENKDIESEYHKKYADIHIVLEGEEIIGYTSFEDCVETKAYNSEKDIAFVKGENQAEVLLNGKNFALFFTEEVHLPLLKVGEIKEIKKVVFKIEF; encoded by the coding sequence ATGATTTATGGAGAATTAAAAGATATTAAAAATTATAAAGGACTTAATAAAAATTTAGATAAAGCTATTGATTTTATTGCTGATAAGAAATATCTAAATGCAAACTTTGGAAAAAACTTAATAGAAGGAAATAGTATTTACTTTGACTATCCTGAAAAAGTAATGACTAGGGAAAATAAAGATATTGAATCAGAATATCATAAAAAATATGCAGATATACATATAGTTCTTGAAGGAGAAGAAATTATTGGATATACATCTTTTGAAGACTGTGTTGAAACTAAAGCATATAATAGTGAAAAAGATATTGCTTTTGTTAAGGGAGAAAATCAAGCAGAAGTCTTATTAAATGGAAAGAACTTTGCATTATTTTTTACTGAAGAAGTACATCTTCCTCTTCTAAAAGTTGGAGAAATTAAAGAAATTAAAAAAGTTGTTTTTAAAATCGAATTTTAA
- a CDS encoding GyrI-like domain-containing protein, which yields MAYTLKAVTIRTNNSEEGIRKIAELWRDVLTGKLSLLVDRIVPISQYSNYESDEKGDYDISIVGVEHNFFEDMEKEVKKGLYKKYEAVDENGNVEMCTKKAWENVWNDTHSGVLKRAFTVDYESSVPKEFSKDGKAHCYLYIALK from the coding sequence ATGGCATACACATTAAAAGCAGTTACAATTCGTACAAACAATAGTGAAGAAGGTATTAGAAAAATAGCAGAATTATGGAGAGATGTCTTAACAGGAAAATTATCTCTTTTAGTTGACAGAATAGTCCCTATTTCACAATATAGTAATTATGAAAGTGATGAAAAAGGAGATTATGATATTAGTATAGTGGGAGTAGAGCATAATTTCTTTGAAGATATGGAAAAGGAAGTTAAAAAAGGTTTATATAAAAAATATGAAGCTGTTGATGAAAATGGTAATGTAGAAATGTGTACAAAAAAAGCTTGGGAAAATGTTTGGAATGATACCCATTCTGGAGTATTAAAAAGAGCTTTTACAGTAGATTATGAAAGTTCTGTCCCAAAAGAATTTTCAAAAGATGGAAAGGCACATTGTTATTTATATATAGCATTGAAATAA
- a CDS encoding DUF6678 family protein has product MFEKLNPRSAKIIKQSSTIYNLKWKGNIEFLLCSHENGRSGWYYILKNNEQISHTYHYSEINDIFLQKLQKIIDDIESGKYNNKKTPSEKIRLIVEERGLYSLMNNTKWKELISAIKEKIPDIPIKYKTLFEEESPAHYWTMAGDEYFEYLNMVSIEWFKISCEIKEIKNRGRLIEDKVTIYGKKAEIYEILEKFHIPYEYDEIENAFIIYGYKSQ; this is encoded by the coding sequence ATGTTTGAAAAATTAAATCCTAGAAGTGCGAAAATAATTAAACAAAGTTCTACAATATATAATTTAAAATGGAAAGGAAATATAGAGTTTTTATTGTGTAGCCATGAAAATGGCCGTTCAGGTTGGTATTATATATTAAAAAATAATGAGCAAATATCTCATACTTACCATTATAGTGAAATTAATGATATATTCCTTCAAAAATTACAAAAAATAATAGATGATATTGAGAGTGGAAAATATAATAATAAAAAAACTCCAAGTGAAAAGATTAGATTGATAGTTGAAGAAAGAGGACTATATTCATTGATGAATAATACAAAGTGGAAAGAGCTTATAAGTGCTATCAAAGAAAAAATTCCTGATATTCCTATAAAATATAAGACATTATTTGAAGAAGAAAGCCCTGCCCATTATTGGACAATGGCAGGAGATGAATATTTTGAATATTTAAATATGGTATCTATCGAATGGTTTAAAATTTCTTGTGAAATAAAAGAAATTAAAAATAGAGGAAGATTAATTGAGGATAAAGTTACTATTTATGGCAAGAAAGCAGAAATATATGAAATTTTAGAAAAATTTCATATACCTTATGAATATGATGAGATAGAAAATGCTTTTATAATTTACGGGTATAAAAGTCAATAA
- a CDS encoding toxin-antitoxin system YwqK family antitoxin, producing MKRKNFILSTLLFLFISILGFAVENPNSLTPESVMEALNPDFVEGIKEYKPNLENIDKVFNYIEKNIKQKGRAIFYGKLDQEKKELIVTDENNKIIYIEKLPEKFVNSTPYFEVKQTYSLKNGKTLNYSEINLETFGKRIKIKTETLSKNRINKKDAIEALSLMSDLNKAAQNGYSKIEYSNMETFDENDNLILTVKFKNKKMVIEQEIEGDKVKMITYFDNLNTMNGKMEAYVNDTLVSSMQIKNSLPEGESKIFYPSGKILTVTNVKNGTMDGTMKVFYENGKIRMIGHFKDGKKDGEFIEYEEDGSIVDKALYKNDEMVSQ from the coding sequence ATGAAGAGAAAAAATTTTATTTTAAGCACATTACTATTTTTATTTATCAGTATTTTAGGATTTGCAGTTGAAAATCCTAATTCTCTTACACCAGAGTCAGTTATGGAAGCTTTAAACCCTGACTTTGTAGAAGGAATAAAAGAATATAAACCAAATCTAGAGAATATTGATAAGGTCTTTAATTATATAGAAAAAAATATAAAGCAAAAAGGTAGAGCAATTTTTTATGGTAAACTAGATCAAGAAAAAAAAGAATTGATAGTGACTGATGAAAATAATAAGATCATTTATATTGAAAAACTTCCCGAAAAATTTGTAAATTCTACTCCTTATTTTGAAGTAAAACAAACTTATTCATTAAAAAATGGAAAAACTTTAAATTATTCTGAAATAAATTTAGAAACATTTGGTAAAAGAATTAAAATAAAAACTGAGACATTAAGTAAAAATAGAATAAATAAAAAAGATGCAATTGAAGCATTAAGTTTAATGAGTGATTTAAATAAAGCAGCTCAAAATGGTTATTCTAAAATTGAATATTCTAATATGGAAACATTCGATGAAAATGATAATCTAATTCTAACAGTAAAGTTCAAAAACAAAAAAATGGTAATAGAACAAGAAATAGAGGGCGATAAAGTTAAAATGATTACTTATTTTGATAACCTTAATACTATGAATGGAAAAATGGAAGCATATGTAAATGATACATTAGTTAGTAGCATGCAAATAAAAAATTCACTTCCTGAAGGTGAAAGTAAAATTTTTTATCCTAGTGGAAAAATTTTAACTGTAACTAATGTAAAAAATGGTACAATGGATGGTACAATGAAAGTTTTTTATGAAAATGGAAAAATAAGAATGATTGGTCATTTTAAAGATGGAAAAAAAGATGGCGAATTTATTGAATATGAAGAAGATGGAAGTATTGTAGATAAAGCTTTATATAAAAATGATGAAATGGTAAGTCAATAA